CTAACTTACCTAAAAGGATATGTTTATAATACCTCCTAAAGTCCTAATGTAAACCAGATTGACTATAGTTGTAGTTTTCAAAAGATAAATACAATTGATGAAATCTCATGTAATTTACAGGTATAGTTAACTCTTAATTGGACAATTTTTCTTAATAATCAAGAATACATAGGTATAACCTATAGAACAGATCCTGTTCAAGTAAGGTCGTCTTAATTGGACAATTTTGCCCCCttgaaaaaatattttttatttaaattaaatttaGTTTGTATATGATAAAACTAAATGATTTAGCGATGAATAGTCATAGTTTCAATGATTCAAATTCTCTTAATAAATTTGGTTCTGAATAAAAATAATTTGTTTGATAATCATATTTAATGAACAATATGAATGGACTAAAATCAATTAACTTATGTTAAGTGTTTCGGATATAATTTGAAGATGAAATTACAAAAAAAATTATGTGCTTAATAATTAGGAGAGCGTTTCAACTCTGATTGATTTAACACTAAATGTTAAACCCATTAAGCATCATATATCATTCAAAGGTCATAAATAAATATGCTAAATACTAAAAAGTTGAACATTCAACGCTTAATTATCCAATGAAAAGTAAACAAACACACCCTTAATTTCAAAAATTGTCCTAGCAAGAATTTTTTGCTCGACCCATTATTATGGAATAAAATAACATTATATGGGTTCGCTTCTTGAATAGACCATTAGAATTTTAAAGCAAATTGAAAAACATAAAACATACTTTAAGAACAGAATATAAAGCTGAACTCATAAACACTtggacacatatctatttatatatgctTCCGTATAAGTTAGATTCGCTATCGGCCAACTTTTTCATACATATTAATTACGGTTATCTTTTTCCGCGAAGCCCATCTATGGAATCTAATAGTACTAACTGTCACCAATCTAATACATTCTCTAATTTCCACATACATCCTCACACCCAATATATATATCTAAACATGCTCACACATATTTCACACAACCTAAACTCATATTATTTCACTAACACTTTTAACTAAGATATCAATTAATTACAAATGGATAGAGTGAATAAAATGGTTTGTGAAAGGCCAGTAGTAGTTTTCAGCAAGAGTTCTTGCATTTtgtcacacacaataaagtctttGTTTAATGATTTTGGTGTGAACCCAACGGTGTACGAGCTTGATGAGATATCAAGAGGCCGCGAAATTGAACAAGCTTTGTCTGGGCTTGGGTGCAGTACAGTCCCAGTTGTGTTCATTGGTGGTGAACTGGTTGGTGGAACTAATGAAATTATGAGTCTTCAGCTCAAAAGAGCTTTGAAGCCAATGCTTATCAGGGCTGGAGCTTTATGGGTTTGATTTTTGTTTATAAGTGCTACTATACAATAATGTACCATCATGTACCCAATAAAGCACATTATAAGTGCATATATATAGTTTAACTACTAGATTTAGGTTTCAATTTCATGTCCACCCTTCTATGTATCCTAAAGGTTTGTGACAAATTAATAAGCAGTAAGCCAATAAAGACATATTGCAACTTTAAAAACTAGATATCATGGTGTTTTGTAGAATCGATTTTAGCCCAACAACATGTCTCACATTTAAAAACCAATTGATGAAAAAGGTAGGTTCTCAAATGCTTAGACGCACACATTAGTTTCTTCTAATTTCAATTTCTGATATGAGACTTACGTTTGGACCCATTAATCGATTATCTCCAACAATCACCTCATTAATCGGTTTACTCATACTATTGATCTTGTGAATAACTTGTTGTCACTTTCTTGCTGACTTGCTTGCTGTTGATCTTGCTTACTGCCTATCTTATCGATCACGAATGTGAACAGTCTTGATTTTGATCACTCATGGTGATCACCTTGCTCTTGCAACTTGTTATTGCTTGCTTCTTCTTTTGACTATAATGAGCCCTACCATCTTGCATTCGGCTATGATTACCATTTGTAAGTAAGATTGTTTTTAGCCTAATAAGATGTCGTAAATATAAGTTGAGATTTTCATATTAGTCTAAAATCAATTGATGATAAAGATAGATTCGTATAAATCAGGATTAGGAAACGTTCATGATTATGTGACTTTTGATTCTAAGTTTGCACTATAAAATTGAAATCTGATTTCGGAAAAGTTCATGagtttttttataaataattaatttatattatttttcataaatattacaataattaatatttatttatgttaaaataaaataaagtaaaatttTAGGTTAAgtcaattacattttatttatgttatatatatatatatatatatatatatatatatatatatatatatatatatgtaacaacccaaaccaaaccacgacaattcccgttaaatttcacaacataaaaaattttttctggtgcagttcatttgcgcggcgcgccaggtgggtgcgcggcgcgccaaaccacctggacagcccgctgtccccggaagtcaatttaacgaaaatgtttgactagttcccgacatttttagccaaaacgcttttaaccataaattcatatatataaaactagcacgtttaattaataaaattgagtttacgaagtgggtcccacattgacccattttgccaccttaagtaccgaaatacaacatttgaccaaaagacttttaatacaaacaaagccgagcatggcgattggggatacactacccaatcctaaacgatccaaaagcaagtcactaaagcaactatgcaagtcttctagtcctcgcgcttacccgagccaccgtccgcatcgtatctataaaaagagtcaacaacgagagggtaagctaacgcttagtgaatgataatatactacatacatatatatgtataaaatgaatacgccacacaaaacaaataccgcataccgaagcatccaagtataaagcgtctacactaagcataccgtacgatctaagcaacgagctaaagatacaacacaaaagatagtccatcaacgacaaagtaaacatcgccaaatagctacacccggagggttagctacaacacaacaacacattaatatatatataacaatataaacgaacaaggttaaccccttaacctcaaacacacgaacattggccgaacaacccgagccttgtgaattcgcacaacccgaaattcacttctcaaccataagatgaccgaacaacccgagtcatcatgaatccgcactacccgagattcattacctccaataaggtgaccgaacaacccgagtcaccatgaatccgcactacccgagattcatttcacaatactaaaacccacggtcacgggattataaaatccaccacacaaccatatcaacccttcgccattagggttataacaaccaaatcacaaccaagtgtgataacgtgcacacaaacgtgtacttcgccaaagatggtcaaccaagacgcacaaacgtgccaattggactcatacacaagtccttcaaatccacctatatgtgaagttagctctataactgagaatcacttcacccgacccgcacccatcctacacatacatatgcatataggatattatcactcaccttgaagtcttgaagaaagcttccaagtaaatccgcaacttgccaatggaagatacctattccattatcacaattacaacaatacaattaggatggatttataaaccacccaattcgacccttagtgcaaattcgacccaaatgcacttccaagtacaaaccgcgcccaaaactaatcaataatcactaacacgagtgagaatggtcctaatacatccattaaacccgaacacaagtgccaaacacgtgtcatacccattttgacacttaaaccctaattttgacccataaaggtcaaaatctcatcctttacaagttttgacaccaaaacacatttaacttggtttaatacttcaacttaatccattttaagtttacaaacctcattaaatcgccaaatgggtcataatcaccaccaaaccctaatttgacccaaagtcacaactagtcaaccaaattaccctaaatgggtttcaacacttccataatcacctacttaagtgattaaactcaaattaaagttctaaacatggccaattagttcgccaactcaaaatccaccaacaattaacaacaaacccgattactagcttcactaaacccatttcatcacataaaagggttttacaactaattgactcaaaaccctaacttgaatatcaaattaaataattgaaattcggagtttgagcttaccaatactatcaccgtgtagccgagaacgaaaggaacaactttaaaacccgagactttgaacgattcgagcttcttcttcaccaaaacctccaatctctctctaaatatctctctctctctctagatataagtgtgtgagtgaaagaggtgaaaatgaagataagattgcccatggatcatttttgtggctcaaaacccggccaccaagtgaaatacccattttacccttttttaaaacacttaaaagaaaaaggggtctgccagctcgattctgcgcggcgcgcaccaggaccgcgcggcgcgcaacatgcctgttccagcttcttttgctttttaactaatacaaatagccaatgcaaccagaactcgaatgttataagtacataaatatgtaatataaatatttgggtcttacaactctcccccacttagactcgatcacgtcctcgtgatcctcgtcacttaacccaaCGGACCTCACCTCACGGTCCTCGAcgtaagtcccaaaccgactttcctaagcaattctttccaacgaatcgccttctacaacttaatcgtcacccgcgatttctcAAGTTCACAACCCGAGCactaaaccatgctcattccccaacatcgaggaaaactcaactaatctcgtaccgggatgtcaatcccttagcatactaataccgagtacaactctaaaagcaaccaagtctcaacctaaggtcaacgacccgaaacaatgaagaccgaaccaaaagaatccttacggataccacca
The window above is part of the Rutidosis leptorrhynchoides isolate AG116_Rl617_1_P2 chromosome 1, CSIRO_AGI_Rlap_v1, whole genome shotgun sequence genome. Proteins encoded here:
- the LOC139860465 gene encoding monothiol glutaredoxin-S4-like, with product MDRVNKMVCERPVVVFSKSSCILSHTIKSLFNDFGVNPTVYELDEISRGREIEQALSGLGCSTVPVVFIGGELVGGTNEIMSLQLKRALKPMLIRAGALWV